A single Phoenix dactylifera cultivar Barhee BC4 chromosome 1, palm_55x_up_171113_PBpolish2nd_filt_p, whole genome shotgun sequence DNA region contains:
- the LOC103701700 gene encoding BTB/POZ domain-containing protein At3g05675 — MEGVAESERKLPLVPCSSKDKKGKQTSKVPIRIGDRATSDVIVRLRTDEGRDNWFYCHSQILVEKSKYFADRLSEDWPTCQILDSRNCVEVYCREVEFNFHVSALRLLYVTEPHTWHGVRNTLGILQVADHLGCHQMARDCIDYLEAVPWEEAEEEEILRTIPCLGSQYGQILARLRPVDPTAVLGIFISAIRFATSSPPPSMRELKSSAQDQLEYMLTEDDDVPILAFDNEVMKFEVKNCVRDLLNRFNHLIESFLSTSPDMNRMQDLQSLLSDISWICQILSKMEMMKELIHYWVDASVDIIKAIEQVSTNVDMLDARLKVVEVASKVLEAIGFGNIILPTAKRLHVVKVWLPFVQRTRPLVEQVQPNGEEVLSVRIDSEIWQSLESAFVLIVLTLPSQDQAEILAEWLRSEHVRYPDLTEAFEVWCYRSKVAKRRLASLGGPGTIS, encoded by the exons ATGGAGGGCGTCGCCGAATCGGAGCGGAAACTGCCGTTGGTCCCTTGCTCTTCGAAGGACAAGAAG GGCAAACAAACATCCAAGGTTCCAATTAGGATTGGCGATCGTGCAACTAGTGATGTAATTGTCAGGCTAAGGACCGATGAAGGGCGTGATAATTGGTTCTACTGCCATTCGCAGATTCTCGTAGAGAAGAGCAAGTACTTTGCAGATCGCCTTTCTGAGGACTGGCCAACATGCCAGATCCTTGATTCTCGAAATTGTGTTGAAGTATACTGTCGAGAAGTGGAGTTCAACTTTCATGTCAGTGCCCTCCGGCTCCTCTACGTAACAGAGCCACACACTTGGCATGGTGTAAGGAACACACTTGGCATTCTCCAGGTTGCTGACCACCTTGGCTGTCACCAGATGGCTCGTGATTGTATTGACTACCTGGAAGCTGTCccctgggaggaggccgagGAAGAGGAGATATTGAGGACCATCCCTTGTCTTGGTTCGCAATATGGGCAGATCCTTGCACGCCTTCGGCCTGTCGACCCAACAGCGGTGCTTGGGATTTTCATCTCTGCCATCCGTTTTGCTACATCATCACCCCCTCCATCAATGCGAGAGCTAAAGTCTTCTGCTCAGGATCAGCTTGAGTATATGCTCACTGAGGATGACGATGTCCCTATTCTGGCCTTCGACAATGAGGTTATGAAATTTGAAGTCAAGAATTGTGTGAGGGATCTTTTAAACAGATTCAATCACCTGATAGAATCTTTCTTAAGCACATCTCCAGACATGAACAGGATGCAGGACCTGCAATCCCTTCTGTCTGACATCTCATGGATTTGTCAGATTTTGAGTAAGATGGAAATGATGAAGGAACTGATTCATTATTGGGTGGACGCATCTGTTGACATAATAAAAGCCATTGAGCAAGTGAGTACAAATGTTGACATGCTGGACGCCAGATTGAAAGTGGTTGAAGTGGCCTCCAAGGTTTTGGAGGCAATAGGGTTCGGGAATATCATACTTCCAACTGCAAAGAGACTTCATGTGGTGAAGGTTTGGCTTCCATTTGTGCAGAGAACAAGACCTTTGGTGGAGCAAGTTCAACCTAATGGCGAGGAAGTGTTATCGGTTAGGATAGACAGTGAAATCTGGCAGAGCTTGGAATCAGCTTTTGTTTTGATCGTGCTTACCTTGCCATCACAGGACCAGGCAGAGATACTGGCAGAATGGCTGAGGTCCGAGCATGTCCGATACCCAGACCTGACAGAGGCATTTGAGGTCTGGTGTTATAGGTCTAAGGTTGCCAAGAGGAGGCTTGCATCATTAGGTGGTCCTGGCACTATAAGTTAA
- the LOC103701701 gene encoding probable receptor-like serine/threonine-protein kinase At5g57670: protein MDSIEEHSLSSKILIGISLDARASSELLSWAVGNAAHPNDTIVAFHVLVGKGEKKINSDKTRLRQAKNFVISMLGEFVDICETKQVTLEAKVRSSSSIGRGLTDEAASIDANFLLVGGSRNSSQRNSFEITKYCIKYAPEGCSVVAVGKPGNQSLSSRWNNKNVDVDKAPSPLQKLFGSNSKIEKRLSSCQSTCEKSSPRAVLDGPEGENPAPEECFSPSSNETSGRSRSGIWRRLSIAKLFFPFFRSTEHLAGKETDGCSTYTEDQKPSWRCFSYEEISSATNNFHPDNMVGKGGYAEVFKGNLHDGQAVAVKRLARGNTSEQKEKEFLTELGIIGHVCHPNTASLIGCCIENGLHLIFDFAANGSLASALHGKNGKFLAWSVRYKIAMGIARGLHYLHKCCRRRIIHRDIKASNVLLGPDFEPQISDFGLAKWLPKQWTHHCVIPIEGTFGYLAPEYFMHGIVDEKIDVFAFGVLLLEIVTGRRPVDSSKQSLLLWAKPLIDTGRIAELADPKLEGKYDPDQLQKLVLTASCCVRQTSIWRPSISEVLQLLTDCDDSKVIESWRMPESQIDEMDDWSLGSDFCYPY, encoded by the exons ATGGATTCCATAGAGGAGCATTCTCTTTCCAGTAAAATACTCATTGGTATCTCACTCGACGCACGAGCTAGCAGTGAGCTTCTTTCGTGGGCGGTTGGAAATGCAGCTCATCCAAATGACACCATTGTTGCCTTCCATGTTCTCG TTGGGAAAGGAGAGAAGAAAATTAACTCAGATAAGACTAGACTGCGCCAAGCGAAGAACTTTGTGATTTCCATGCTTGGAGAGTTTGTTGATATCTGTGAGACTAAGCAG GTGACGCTGGAGGCAAAGGTTAGGAGCAGCTCGAGCATTGGAAGGGGTCTTACCGATGAGGCAGCATCGATCGATGCCAACTTTCTTCTTGTCGGTGGCTCGAGGAATTCATCCCAAAG AAATTCATTTGAAATCACAAAGTATTGCATCAAGTATGCTCCCGAAGGCTGCTCGGTTGTCGCTGTTGGAAAACCAG GAAACCAATCTTTGAGCTCGAGATGGAACAACAAAAACGTCGATGTGGATAAGGCTCCATCCCCTCTGCAGAAGCTTTTTGGGTCAAATTCCAAGATAGAGAAGAGGCTTTCATCCTGTCAAAGTACCTGCGAGAAGAGCTCGCCTAGAGCTGTTCTAGATGGACCTGAGGGAGAGAACCCTGCTCCAGAGGAGTGCTTTAGTCCCTCTAGCAATGAGACTAGCGGTCGCAGCCGGTCCGGCATTTGGAGGCGCCTTTCTATTGCCAAGctgttctttcctttctttcgttCTACAGAGCACTTAGCCGGAAAGGAGACTGATGGGTGCTCGACCTACACTGAAGACCAGAAGCCTTCTTGGAGATGCTTTAGCTATGAAGAGATTTCTAGTGCTACAAATAACTTCCACCCCG ACAATATGGTCGGTAAAGGAGGATATGCGGAAGTATTCAAAGGAAACCTCCATGACGGCCAAGCTGTAGCAGTGAAGAGATTGGCTAGAGGCAACACCAGTgagcaaaaagagaaggaattccTTACAGAACTAGGCATAATTGGGCATGTATGCCATCCAAACACAGCCTCCCTGATAGGCTGCTGCATTGAGAATGGACTTCATCTGATCTTCGATTTTGCTGCTAATGGAAGCTTGGCATCAGCTTTGCATG GTAAAAATGGCAAGTTCCTCGCGTGGTCGGTGAGATATAAGATAGCCATGGGGATTGCTAGAGGTCTGCACTACCTTCACAAATGCTGCAGGCGGAGAATCATTCACCGTGATATAAAGGCTTCCAATGTTCTCCTTGGGCCAGACTTTGAACCCCAG ATTTCAGATTTTGGACTGGCAAAATGGCTTCCAAAACAATGGACTCATCACTGTGTCATCCCAATAGAGGGCACTTTTGG GTATTTGGCGCCAGAGTACTTCATGCATGGGATTGTTGATGAGAAGATTGATGTTTTTGCCTTTGGGGTTCTGTTATTGGAGATTGTTACTGGCAGGAGGCCTGTGGATTCATCAAAGCAGAGCCTGCTCCTTTGG GCCAAGCCACTTATAGACACTGGGAGAATAGCTGAACTGGCTGACCCAAAGCTCGAAGGTAAATATGACCCGGATCAGTTGCAGAAATTAGTGCTCACTGCCTCCTGCTGTGTGAGACAGACATCTATCTGGCGTCCATCCATCAGTGAG GTATTACAGCTCCTAACAGACTGCGATGACTCCAAAGTAATAGAAAGCTGGAGGATGCCCGAAAGCCAGATCGATGAAATGGATGATTGGAGTTTGGGTTCAGACTTCTGCTATCCCTACTAG
- the LOC103701698 gene encoding protein GLUTAMINE DUMPER 2-like codes for MRPEAELKANGGAAMAAPPPGPHAAWHSPVPYLFGGLAAMLGLIAFALLILACSYWKLSGYLESGDGDVENRGGDGKTSADPAAKPRESFEPRIVVIMAGDEEPTFLATPISSRAAADRAVDTAGSESVADGKKTESAATALAGEPTRNHWVEGEQNHLGQGQNEEQ; via the coding sequence atgagGCCGGAAGCCGAGTTGAAGGCGAACGGAGGAGCAGCCATGGCAGCGCCGCCGCCGGGGCCTCACGCGGCGTGGCACTCGCCGGTGCCGTACCTCTTCGGGGGGCTGGCGGCGATGCTGGGTCTCATCGCCTTCGCCCTCCTCATCCTTGCCTGCTCTTACTGGAAGCTCTCTGGCTACCTCgagagcggtgatggcgatgtCGAGAACCGGGGCGGTGACGGGAAAACCAGCGCCGACCCCGCCGCCAAGCCGCGGGAAAGCTTCGAGCCGCGGATTGTGGTCATCATGGCCGGCGACGAGGAGCCCACCTTCCTCGCCACGCCCATTTCCAGCCGCGCCGCCGCCGACAGAGCTGTCGACACCGCCGGGAGCGAGAGCGTTGCTGACGGGAAGAAGACGGAAAGCGCGGCAACCGCACTGGCCGGCGAGCCGACACGGAACCACTGGGTGGAGGGCGAGCAGAACCACCTAGGCCAGGGCCAGAACGAAGAGCAGtga
- the LOC103701699 gene encoding PTI1-like tyrosine-protein kinase At3g15890, whose translation MGSSMSWCCGAKRVDQGFVNGAANSSWRIFTYKELYAATNGFSEDNMLGEGGFGSVYWGKTTDGLQIAVKKLKAMNSKAEMEFAVEVEVLARVRHKNLLGLRGYCAGAEHRLIVYDYMPNLSLLSHLHGEFRGEAQLDWKRRMNIILGSAEGLVYLHHEVKPHIIHRDIKASNVLLDSEFEPLVADFGFAKLIPDGVSHMTTRVKGTLGYLAPEYAMWGKVSESCDVYSFGILLLELVSGRKPIEKLPGGLRRTITEWADPLISKARFRDLVDPRLRGDFNEAQLRRVIEAAALCVQGEPERRPDMREVVAIIKGTAAQGEGMRIESIRYKEDLMAMDQNSDDDIDAYAYDVDDDDDMRGGKFRRESSVYGVFGKMDVQKMADPYVGYGGRREMVHG comes from the exons ATGGGCTCGTCGATGAGCTGGTGCTGTGGTGCCAAGAGGGTCGATCAAGG ATTTGTAAATGGAGCAGCTAATAGTTCATGGAGGATATTTACCTACAAGGAGCTATATGCAGCCACTAATGGATTCAGCGAGGACAATATGCTCGGCGAGGGTGGGTTTGGAAGCGTTTACTGGGGAAAGACAACTGATGGGCTTCAG atagctgtgaagaagtTGAAAGCCATGAATTCGAAAGCTGAGATGGAATTCGCAGTAGAGGTTGAGGTCCTTGCAAGGGTTCGACATAAGAACCTGCTTGGTCTTAGAGGTTATTGTGCTGGAGCGGAGCATAGGCTTATCGTCTATGACTACATGCCCAATCTGAGTCTGTTGTCCCACCTCCACGGCGAGTTCAGGGGTGAAGCGCAGTTGGACTGGAAAAGAAGGATGAATATCATACTCGGATCCGCAGAAGGACTGGT GTATCTGCACCATGAGGTGAAACCCCACATCATCCACCGGGACATCAAGGCGAGCAACGTTCTCCTGGACTCCGAGTTTGAGCCCCTGGTTGCCGACTTCGGCTTCGCCAAGCTCATTCCCGACGGGGTAAGCCACATGACCACGAGAGTGAAGGGCACGCTGGGTTACCTCGCCCCGGAGTACGCCATGTGGGGCAAAGTCTCCGAGAGCTGCGACGTCTACAGCTTCGGCATCCTCCTCCTCGAGCTCGTCTCCGGCCGCAAGCCCATCGAGAAGCTCCCTGGCGGCCTCAGGCGCACCATCACCGAGTGGGCCGATCCCCTCATCTCCAAGGCTCGCTTCCGGGACCTCGTCGACCCGAGGCTCCGCGGGGACTTCAACGAGGCCCAGCTCCGGCGAGTCATCGAGGCCGCCGCCCTCTGCGTTCAGGGGGAGCCCGAGAGGAGGCCCGACATGCGTGAGGTAGTGGCGATCATCAAAGGAACGGCGGCCCAGGGGGAGGGAATGAGGATAGAGAGCATCAGGTATAAAGAAGACCTGATGGCCATGGACCAGAACAGCGATGATGATATAGATGCTTATGCTTATGatgttgatgatgatgatgatatgaGAGGTGGGAAGTTTCGAAGGGAGAGCAGTGTTTATGGGGTGTTCGGGAAGATGGATGTGCAGAAGATGGCTGATCCCTACGTGGGCTATGGGGGTAGGAGGGAAATGGTGCATGGTTGA